A part of Deltaproteobacteria bacterium genomic DNA contains:
- the fabD gene encoding ACP S-malonyltransferase, whose product MPVLLFPGQGSQAPKMGEFLYQNFQIAKDTFTEASEAIGLDLAKLCFEGSESELSLTENTQPAILCVSIATFRVLKNETNLTIQAGAGHSIGEYAALVSAGTLPFSSAMKAVRTRGQAMQSSVPVGEGGMIAVLGLDSEQIKWLCQWTEKESGYSPISPANFNSPGQIVVSGSSKCLQWLKENFKPDLIPGAPKRAKLIPLNVSAPFHCQLMKPAQEKMAQVLDQIPFRNPTFPIIQNFRAQLVDDPIELKSNLISQVSAPVLWTQTMELMLNKGFTTGIECGHGQVLKGLFKKMDAEQFRIYSTQNSEDLNLIKNNLS is encoded by the coding sequence ATGCCCGTCTTATTATTTCCAGGACAAGGAAGCCAGGCCCCGAAAATGGGCGAGTTTTTGTATCAAAATTTTCAAATTGCCAAAGACACTTTTACAGAAGCCAGTGAGGCGATTGGTTTAGATTTAGCCAAACTTTGTTTTGAAGGTTCTGAGTCTGAATTGTCCTTAACTGAAAATACCCAGCCCGCTATTTTATGTGTTTCTATAGCCACCTTTCGCGTTCTTAAAAACGAAACAAACCTTACAATTCAGGCGGGAGCAGGACATTCCATCGGAGAATATGCCGCCCTCGTTTCCGCAGGTACCCTGCCTTTTTCCTCAGCTATGAAGGCCGTCAGAACCAGAGGGCAGGCGATGCAATCATCTGTTCCTGTTGGAGAAGGCGGCATGATCGCTGTACTTGGCCTGGATTCCGAGCAAATCAAATGGCTTTGTCAATGGACTGAAAAAGAATCAGGTTATTCCCCTATTTCTCCTGCCAATTTTAATTCACCTGGGCAAATTGTTGTTAGCGGATCAAGCAAATGCCTGCAATGGCTGAAAGAAAATTTTAAGCCAGACCTGATTCCAGGAGCACCCAAAAGAGCCAAGCTAATTCCCTTGAATGTTTCAGCCCCATTTCATTGTCAGCTCATGAAACCAGCCCAAGAAAAAATGGCTCAAGTCTTAGATCAAATTCCATTTAGAAACCCAACTTTTCCGATTATTCAAAATTTCAGGGCTCAATTGGTTGATGATCCCATCGAACTTAAAAGTAACTTGATTTCGCAGGTTTCAGCTCCTGTGCTTTGGACACAAACAATGGAACTGATGCTTAATAAAGGATTTACTACGGGGATTGAGTGTGGTCATGGCCAAGTATTAAAGGGACTATTTAAAAAAATGGATGCTGAGCAATTTAGAATTTATTCAACACAAAACAGTGAAGATTTGAACCTTATAAAAAACAATCTTAGTTAA
- the fabG gene encoding 3-oxoacyl-[acyl-carrier-protein] reductase: MLLSGKRIIVTGGSRGIGATIVQVLAENGAQVVFTYSSKEESAQKVLASLKGEGHFYIQMDVANETSVTKGIETIFEKWPDIDGLVNNAGITKDSLLLRMRTEDFDQVIATNLKGTFLLTKHISKYLMKARKGSIVNITSVIGQTGNAGQSNYAASKAGTIGFSKSIALELASRNVRVNCVAPGFIATEMTHVLSDDVKSKIMEKIPMQRMGDTKDIAHAVKFLLSDESSYITGHTLSINGGMFME, translated from the coding sequence ATGTTATTAAGCGGAAAAAGAATTATTGTCACTGGTGGTAGCCGCGGTATTGGGGCCACCATCGTTCAGGTTTTAGCAGAAAATGGTGCTCAGGTGGTCTTCACCTATAGCTCCAAGGAAGAATCTGCACAAAAAGTTTTAGCCTCTCTCAAAGGTGAAGGACATTTTTATATACAAATGGATGTCGCCAATGAAACTTCCGTTACGAAAGGTATTGAAACTATATTTGAAAAGTGGCCTGATATAGACGGATTGGTAAATAATGCGGGTATCACAAAGGACTCTCTCCTTTTAAGAATGAGAACAGAAGATTTTGATCAAGTCATTGCAACGAATCTTAAAGGGACTTTTTTGCTTACCAAACACATCTCTAAATATTTAATGAAGGCCAGAAAAGGTTCCATTGTGAATATCACTAGCGTGATTGGACAAACAGGAAATGCGGGACAATCAAATTATGCTGCCTCCAAAGCAGGTACTATTGGTTTTAGCAAATCCATCGCCCTGGAATTGGCGTCTAGAAATGTGCGAGTTAATTGCGTGGCTCCTGGTTTTATTGCTACGGAAATGACACATGTTCTGAGTGATGACGTTAAAAGTAAGATCATGGAAAAAATTCCAATGCAAAGAATGGGTGACACCAAAGATATCGCTCATGCTGTAAAATTTTTATTAAGTGACGAAAGCTCTTACATCACTGGCCACACTTTAAGCATTAATGGTGGCATGTTCATGGAATAA